A part of Candida albicans SC5314 chromosome 2, complete sequence genomic DNA contains:
- the NCE4 gene encoding Nce4p (Putative RecQ-mediated genome instability protein; Hap43-repressed gene; periodic mRNA expression, peak at cell-cycle G2/M phase; flow model biofilm induced), with amino-acid sequence MEELKLDRSTKFLVISIENISKSRLNQLEEWKQLDNPNKSSVDRLNRKIITEVNLNNDDEDNDESGRPSRANTQDTYKLYLEDVSTKKITQAYENEPLRFLRTENTGTPLPIKLGGRLTVLKGASIYNGVLLLTNKNCEYHGIHADDASYVSILNDGVIKKQIELLQL; translated from the coding sequence ATGGAGGAGCTTAAATTAGACCGATCAACAAAGTTTCTCGTCATAAGCATAGAGAATATATCGAAATCCAGGCTTAATCAGCTTGAAGAATGGAAACAGTTGGATAATCCGAACAAATCCTCAGTTGATAGACTAAAcagaaaaattattactGAGGTCAACCTCaacaatgatgatgaagataatgatgaaagtGGAAGACCTAGCAGGGCTAATACTCAAGATACTTACAAATTATATTTGGAGGACGtttcaaccaaaaaaattactcaAGCTTATGAAAATGAACCATTGCGGTTTTTACGTACAGAGAATACAGGCACTCCTCTACCGATAAAACTTGGAGGTAGATTAACTGTTCTAAAGGGAGCACTGATTTACAATGGGGTACTACTACTCACGAATAAGAATTGTGAATACCATGGCATTCATGCGGACGATGCAAGCTATGTATCTATATTAAATGATGGTGtaattaaaaaacaaattgagtTACTCCAGCTCTAA
- the RAD1 gene encoding ssDNA endodeoxyribonuclease (Putative single-stranded DNA endonuclease; transcript regulated by Nrg1; macrophage-induced gene) — translation MSLFVHDDEENDKSTIPLNFSEPDIVPVYPEKAINCILPLKYQQEIVEDTLTKDGLLIMGCGLGWDIITANLLYALSTPFVDSRTKKKKRGLIFVLNAQDDELIRLQEEMNDLNWEDESQHERLVIINGDSQPLRRKKLYAEGGVIAISSRVLVVDLLSLIVSANDITGLFVFHAERIKETSNDAFIINLYRDNNNWGFIKAFSDDPESFSGFTPLATKLKLLRLSNVFLWPRFHVTISQSFNIKNKKDISRKSVTEISVKLTHNMNKIQSAILTCIQSCLGELKRHNPTLATEYWDIENVHDRDFVGRIRGSMNSSWHRVSVTSKNIVSDLSTLTNMLVGLINLDCIGFYQNVQRIVSESQKVQAGSKYRSQSPWLNLDEAVTVISCAKERAFGKRDGNYMFEELPKWNELGKLVHNILQEKRTSNLKNQGPILVVCSSKWVARDLTRLLETMQEEKIGDKRVFSCRRFMKDQLREYAHWRKEINPVVRRIWEEMEAEEQKEDESDIVITKTFTRNGQPVSKRRRTRGGSVAARVNQLRAPENFEAVDIDQEMLLELNEDEPIDQESDSLEFEKTQEENQEVLDLINETEQFQHDFDFVHIDKEEQIIVQAYNDKFNASILQELHPSHIIMYEQNLPFIRRVEVYQAINYENPAHAYFMYYGDSVEEQKYLLRVKREKEAFTKLIKEKATLGKHFETKDDNAKFQINRNNIVNTRIAGGSKFKTETDESNVIVDAREFGSSTPNLLYRIGINVIPCMLTIGDYILSPKMCVERKSISDLVQSFSSGRLFQQCKQMFRHYELPVLLIEFDGTQSFSLQPFSAVKYVRSTRDEPVESEIELNEQSNIQSKILSLLYAFPKLKIIWSSSPYETAQIFLELKANQEEPDVGTALDKGANRTIETGDGNPPMYNDDAIDFIQNIPGINAVNYHILIQQVKNIEELVSLSKDKFISILGDENGKKAYNFLNRKIK, via the coding sequence ATGTCTTTGTTTGTACATGATGACGAAGAGAATgacaaatcaacaattccACTTAATTTTAGTGAGCCAGATATAGTCCCAGTATACCCTGAGAAAGCAATAAACTGTATTTTACCTTTAAAATATCAGCAAGAAATTGTGGAGGATACATTAACTAAAGATGGGTTATTAATAATGGGCTGCGGTTTAGGTTGGGACATTATAACAGCAAATTTACTATATGCATTAAGTACTCCCTTTGTTGATTCAAGaaccaagaagaaaaaacgGGGGTTGATATTTGTGCTTAATGCTCAAGATGATGAGTTAATTAGATTacaagaagaaatgaaTGATCTCAATTGGGAAGATGAATCTCAACATGAAAGATTAGTTATTATAAATGGAGACTCTCAACCattaagaagaaaaaaattatacgCAGAAGGTGGAGTTATTGCCATTTCTTCCAGAGTATTGGTTGTCGATCTTCTTTCACTTATAGTGAGTGCAAATGACATAACTGGACTTTTCGTATTTCACGCGGAAAGAATAAAAGAGACATCAAACGACGCgtttatcattaatttgtatcgggataataataattgggGATTCATTAAGGCTTTTTCTGATGATCCAGAATCCTTTAGTGGGTTTACCCCGTTAGCTACCAAGTTGAAGCTTTTACGATTGTCAAATGTTTTTTTGTGGCCCAGGTTTCATGTTACCATTTCACAGTCTTTCAacataaaaaataaaaaagatattCTGCGTAAACTGGTTACCGAAATAAGTGTCAAACTCACTCACAATATGAACAAGATTCAGTCAGCCATACTTACATGTATTCAGTCGTGTTTAGGGGAGTTGAAGCGACATAATCCAACACTAGCAACTGAGTACTGGGATATAGAAAATGTACATGATCGTGACTTTGTTGGACGCATTCGCGGATCCATGAATTCTAGCTGGCACAGGGTTTCGGTTACTTCAAAAAATATCGTGTCAGATCTATCCACCCTAACAAATATGTTGGTGGGCTTGATAAATCTTGATTGTATTggattttatcaaaatgtACAAAGAATTGTGAGTGAGAGTCAGAAAGTCCAAGCTGGGAGTAAATACCGTTCACAAAGCCCTTGGTTAAATTTAGATGAGGCAGTTACAGTCATCAGCTGTGCCAAAGAAAGAGCATTTGGCAAAAGAGATGGTAATTACATGTTTGAGGAACTACCAAAATGGAATGAGTTGGGAAAATTAGTCCATAACATATTGCAAGAAAAAAGGACCagtaatttgaaaaatcaagGTCCGATACTAGTAGTTTGCTCCAGTAAATGGGTAGCCCGTGATTTGACAAGACTTTTGGAAACTATGCAAGAGGAAAAAATAGGAGACAAGAGAGTATTTAGCTGTCGTCGTTTCATGAAGGATCAATTGCGAGAGTATGCACATTGGAGAAAAGAGATTAATCCGGTTGTGAGAAGAATTTGGGAAGAAATGGAGGCAGAGGAGCAAAAAGAAGACGAATCAGATATTGTCATAACTAAAACTTTCACAAGAAATGGCCAACCAGTCAGTAAAAGGAGAAGAACTAGAGGAGGAAGCGTTGCTGCTCGAGTTAATCAGTTGCGGGCTCcagaaaattttgaagCAGTTGATATTGACCAAGAAATGCTTTTAGAATTGAACGAAGATGAACCGATAGATCAAGAAAGTGATTCCttagaatttgaaaagacCCAAGAAGAGAATCAAGAGGTATTGGATTTGATAAACGAAACTGAACAATTTCAACATGATTTTGACTTTGTGCACATAGACAAGGAGGAGCAAATAATAGTACAAGCATATAATGACAAATTTAATGCATCGATTTTACAAGAATTACATCCATCTCATATTATAATGTATGAGCAGAATTTGCCATTTATAAGGCGAGTTGAGGTGTACCAGGCTATCAATTATGAAAACCCTGCTCATGCTTATTTTATGTATTATGGTGATTCTGTAGAGGAACAGAAATATTTACTTCGAGTTAAACGAGAAAAGGAAGCATTCACAAAACttattaaagaaaaagctACTTTGGGAAAACATTTCGAGACAAAAGATGATAATGCAAAATTCCAAATTAACAGAAATAATATTGTCAACACCAGAATAGCCGGAGGCtctaaattcaaaaccGAAACCGATGAATCAAATGTGATTGTTGATGCTAGAGAGTTTGGCTCGTCAACGCCAAATTTGCTTTATCGAATTGGTATTAATGTGATTCCATGTATGCTTACAATTGGTGATTACATTCTCTCACCCAAGATGTGTGTTGAAAGAAAATCTATTTCCGATTTAGTTCAAAGTTTTTCCAGTGGTAGATTGTTTCAACAGTGCAAGCAGATGTTCAGACATTATGAATTGCCGGTTTTATTGATCGAATTTGATGGTACacaatcattttcattgcAGCCATTTTCAGCTGTTAAATATGTACGAAGTACAAGAGATGAGCCAGTTGAAAGTGAAATCGAATTGAATGAACAATCAAATATCCAATCAAAAATACTTCTGTTGCTATATGCATTCCCGAAACTTAAGATCATTTGGTCATCGTCACCATATGAGACTGcacaaatttttcttgaattaaAAGCTAACCAAGAAGAGCCTGATGTGGGAACCGCCCTTGACAAAGGGGCTAATAGAACCATTGAAACCGGTGATGGAAATCCACCAATGTATAATGACGACGCCATTGACTTTATTCAGAATATACCTGGAATCAATGCAGTTAATTACCACATTTTGATTCAACAGGTTAAgaatattgaagaattggtaTCTTTATCCAAAGATAAGTTTATATCGATATTAGGTGATGAGAATGGCAAGAAAGcatataattttttgaatagGAAAATTAAATAG
- a CDS encoding methylenetetrahydrofolate reductase (NAD(P)H) (Ortholog(s) have methylenetetrahydrofolate reductase (NAD(P)H) activity and role in methionine biosynthetic process, one-carbon metabolic process) yields the protein MSTVAERIASLKPDEKFVSFEFFPPKTDSGFRNLLARLNRMSAFNPLFVTVTWGAGGSTSEKSLDLAATCQNEIGITTVLHLTCTNTNKEVIDQALSRAKAAGVRNILALRGDPPRTEEYWTPNCDFNGAVDLVKYIREKYGDYFCIGVAAYPEGHVDGSDTSSQNPQRDIPFLVEKVKAGADFIITQLFFDVEKFIAFDKLLKEHDELKGIPLIPGLMPITTYKVFNRAAKLSHASIPKEILKQVDQVCHDDNAVKALGVDILSEMIDQIDKSTTIKGYHFYTLNLEKAVASILDKSDVLRQVLEGPSYATRFEDAVASDSDDEDEPEKASERDITLTKTIKPRRVSSINDNELTSSKALVGKALLNDKKVLVDISTGKGALGKDAIWDDFPNGRFGDSNSPAYGEIDGYGPTLKIHTPAEASTKWGTPESIADLTQVFINYLSGKVDVVPWADSSLSPETALIQEELFQLNEKGWFSVASQPAVNGCKSTDNIFGWGPRNGIIYQKSFIELFMPKEDWKKLLLKIELDKTVTYYVGNKDGEIKSNLPIGPNVKLSKNAVTWGVFPSKEVVQPTVIDYESFKAWNEEAFLLWLEWARCYKKNSKSFELLNSIYENYVLVSMIHHDFINENALWDLLLDE from the coding sequence ATGAGTACCGTAGCAGAACGAATTGCTTCCTTAAAGCcagatgaaaaatttgtttcattcGAGTTTTTCCCACCAAAAACAGATTCTGGATTCAGAAACTTGTTGGCAAGATTAAATCGTATGCTGGCCTTCAACCCTTTATTCGTTACCGTGACATGGGGAGCAGGTGGATCAACAAGTGAAAAATCTTTAGATCTAGCAGCCACATGCCAAAATGAAATAGGAATAACCACAGTTTTACATTTAACTTGtaccaacaccaacaagGAGGTTATTGATCAAGCGTTGTCGAGAGCCAAGGCTGCGGGTGTAAGAAACATTTTGGCCCTAAGAGGAGACCCGCCACGAACTGAAGAATACTGGACACCTAATTGTGATTTCAATGGGGCTGTTGACTTGGTCAAATATATCAGAGAAAAGTACGGCGACTACTTTTGTATTGGGGTGGCTGCTTATCCGGAAGGGCATGTGGACGGTTCTGATACCTCAAGCCAGAATCCACAAAGAGACATCCCGTTTTTAGTGGAAAAAGTCAAAGCGGGGGCCGATTTTATAATCACACAGTTGTtttttgatgttgaaaaatttattgcttttgacaaattattaaaagaacATGACGAATTGAAAGGTATTCCACTAATCCCAGGTTTGATGCCTATAACTACATATAAAGTGTTCAACAGAGCCGCAAAATTATCTCATGCTTCTATTCCAAAAGAGATTTTGAAGCAAGTTGACCAAGTTTGTCATGATGATAATGCCGTGAAAGCACTTGGTGTAGATATTTTGAGTGAAATGATTGATCAAATAGATAAACTGACTACCATCAAAGGATATCATTTTTATACTttaaatttagaaaaagcCGTTGCTTCTATTTTAGATAAATCTGATGTTTTGCGACAGGTTTTGGAGGGCCCCTCTTATGCAACGAGATTTGAAGATGCTGTTGCATCCGATTCTGATGACGAAGATGAGCCAGAAAAAGCATCAGAAAGAGATATTACATTAACCAAGACAATCAAACCACGCAGGGTCTCTTCCATAAATGACAATGAGCTTACATCTAGCAAGGCTCTAGTTGGTAAGGCATTgttaaatgataaaaaagTTCTTGTTGATATTAGTACAGGAAAGGGAGCACTTGGTAAAGATGCAATTTGGGATGACTTTCCAAATGGTAGATTTGGTGACTCAAATTCCCCTGCATATGGTGAAATTGATGGGTATGGTCCTACTTTGAAAATTCATACTCCAGCAGAAGCATCGACGAAATGGGGTACACCTGAATCAATAGCTGATTTGACCCAagtatttattaattatttatcGGGGAAAGTAGATGTTGTCCCATGGGCCGACTCTTCGTTGTCACCAGAAACTGCTTTGATACAAGAGGAGctatttcaattgaatgaaaaaggATGGTTCTCTGTTGCATCACAACCAGCTGTTAATGGATGCAAATCAACGGATAATATTTTTGGTTGGGGACCACGTAATGGAATCATATATCAGAAATCATTCATTGAATTATTCATGCCCAAGGAGGATTGGaagaaattattgttgaaaatagaGTTGGATAAAACAGTGACTTATTACGTAGGGAATAAGGATGGTGAAATAAAGTCCAATTTGCCAATAGGACCTAATGTTAAGTTGTCAAAGAATGCAGTCACATGGGGTGTCTTCCCGCTGAAAGAAGTGGTGCAGCCAACAGtaattgattatgaatCATTTAAAGCTTGGAACGAGGAAGCGTTTTTGTTGTGGCTCGAATGGGCCAGATGctacaagaaaaattccAAGTCGtttgaattgttgaattcGATTTATGAAAACTACGTATTGGTCAGCATGATTCATCATGATTTCATAAATGAAAACGCGTTATGGGACCTATTACTTGACGAATAG
- the FGR29 gene encoding Fgr29p (Protein lacking an ortholog in S. cerevisiae; transposon mutation affects filamentous growth; rat catheter biofilm repressed), whose protein sequence is MFRHHRDVSSHLNRQHDFRDDYYKIQRLINDKVHLSLKFEQLKSPEIHSTLMKPITDEILRISELSSSPLAAYLQHDTQPEIIGSSSLAVTERRDSRLGRSTYTTLDAVSRETIEGPRQKVSNNVIFILLLLRYEYLIQSENNLVCFDLLITKATVCELLSIRMLREYKSLNRVNMLFIKPLYEVDQQYNFNTLELSVLCNAKKFLSQPIIVRILERFYNGELINNESSHMTGSGMSYTDDEKGLLEADCVTDYQFRRISYKQIIKRANTVPKYQSIVINFKLIMLSIFYFSLIFGNPMGIGTLFWIIGLSFNIELITKLYNIEWQFVRTIIWNYIDFCLIFLIDLSFALKIANTPYFSDVFSLIGIILFPRILSIFNNYKFFNLIVLSFNKMIWNLVGLIFFFFTLISGFYFSFLTLSINQAKGEILFDMVKIFFGFTPSVWNNWENYNLLGKFTLMGYLFLIQFIVGTILAICLSGVFAKVRDSNQEEFNYFKTTNLILYFKMARLNNSNNWTNSFLHIFKIPIIVILFGYELIKSKSFHKQISSELKNFTFLKQDEDNIQGTGHEVDGESNIMGRSTKRRLSRRYNKYQSLSTLNGGNIRTASTDSFFINELLNKRYGGKIEKVRTNTSERVISRKFLQQPFAVPRQPQPQAQHQQPLQNIQTSRQQSPPSIISSSPHSSSHNNNNNFGTVTDNILTRLNNLENNIAKRTLMSTSVDDNKSIMMYNINEIENNDSNEEISINSQEMDSPEDEFESSKDNTMEDIDQYDSDETF, encoded by the coding sequence atgTTCAGACATCATCGAGATGTTAGCAGTCATCTTAATCGTCAACATGATTTCAGAGATgattattacaaaattcAAAGATTGATAAATGATAAAGTTCACTTgagtttgaaatttgaacaattgaaatctCCAGAAATTCATTCTACTTTAATGAAACCAATAACTGACGAGATATTACGAATATCTGAGCTATCATCGTCTCCACTAGCAGCATATTTGCAACATGACACTCAACCAGAAATAATAGGATCGTCATCATTAGCAGTAACAGAAAGAAGAGACTCACGATTAGGGAGATCTACATATACAACTTTAGATGCAGTTTCAAGAGAAACAATCGAAGGGCCAAGACAGAAAGTCTCAAATAATGTCATTTTCATATTGTTATTACTACGATATGAATACTTGATTCAACTGGAAAACAACCTAGTCTGTTTTGATTTACTTATTACTAAAGCTACCGTTTGTGAGCTATTGTCCATCAGAATGCTAAGAGAATACAAATCTTTGAATCGAGTTAACATGTTATTTATCAAACCATTATATGAAGTAGACCAGCAGTATAATTTCAACACCCTTGAACTTAGTGTATTATGCAACGCTAAGAAATTTCTTTCACAACCAATCATAGTTAGAATATTAGAAAGGTTTTATAATGGTGAGCTTATAAATAACGAGAGTAGTCATATGACAGGTTCTGGAATGAGTTATACTGACGATGAAAAAGGGTTACTTGAAGCTGACTGTGTTACAGATTACCAATTTAGAAGAATATcatataaacaaataattaaaCGGGCAAACACCGTGCCAAAATATCAATCCATAGtgataaatttcaaattgataatgcTACTGATCTTTTACTTTCTGTTGATCTTTGGCAACCCTATGGGAATTGGGACTTTATTTTGGATTATTGGTTTAAGttttaatattgaattaattaCAAAATTGTACAATATAGAATGGCAATTTGTGAGAACTATAATTTGgaattatattgatttttgcTTGATTTTCTTAATCGATTTATCATTTGCTTTAAAAATTGCCAATACTCCCTATTTTTCTGACGTTTTCAGTTTGATTGGCATTATATTATTTCCTCGAAtactttcaatttttaataattacaaattttttaatttgattgtatTATCCTTCAATAAAATGATCTGGAACTTGGTTGGAttgatctttttctttttcacaTTGATCAGTGGATTTTATTTCAGTTTTTTAACCTTAAGTATTAACCAAGCCAAAGGtgaaatattatttgatatggtcaaaatattttttggaTTCACTCCCTCAGTATGGAATAATTGGGAAAATTACAACTTGTTGGGAAAATTTACTCTAATGggttatttgtttttaattcaGTTTATTGTCGGTACGATACTAGCAATTTGTTTGAGTGGTGTATTTGCAAAGGTAAGAGATAGCAATCAGGAAGAATTCAACTATTTTAAAACAACCAATTTGATActatatttcaaaatggCAAGGTTGAATAATCTGAATAATTGGACTAACAGTTTCTTGcatatttttaaaatacCCATTATAGTTATCCTTTTTGGATATGAGCTAATAAAATCTAAAAGTTTCCACAAACAAATTTCGTCagaattgaagaatttcacttttttgaaacaagatgaagataataTACAGGGGACTGGGCATGAGGTTGATGGCGAAAGTAATATAATGGGACGAAGCACTAAAAGAAGATTGAGCCGTCGTTATAACAAATATCAATCGTTGAGTACATTAAATGGGGGCAATATACGCACAGCCTCGACAGActcttttttcattaatgaGTTACTAAACAAGAGATATGGCGGGAAAATAGAAAAGGTACGAACAAATACCAGCGAAAGAGTAATATCAagaaaatttcttcaacaaccATTTGCTGTACCAAgacaaccacaaccacagGCACAACACCAACAGCCATTGCAAAATATTCAAACCCTGAGGCAACAGTCACCACCATCAATTATATCCTCATCTCCACATTCTAGCagccacaacaacaataataattttggtaCAGTCACCGACAATATTTTGACAAGATTGAACAATCTTGAGAATAACATTGCAAAACGTACATTAATGTCTACAAGTGTAGATGataacaaatcaattatgATGTAcaatattaatgaaatagAGAATAATGATAGTAATGAAGAAATCCTGATCAATTCGCAAGAAATGGATAGCCCAGAAGATGAGTTCGAATCCAGCAAAGATAACACAATGGAGGATATTGACCAGTATGATAGTGACGAAACTTTTTGA
- the HEM3 gene encoding hydroxymethylbilane synthase (Hydroxymethylbilane synthase; converts 4-porphobilinogen to hydroxymethylbilane in heme biosynthesis; induced in high iron, CO2; alkaline repressed; regulated by Sef1, Sfu1, and Hap43; rat catheter and Spider biofilm induced) produces the protein MPHHIMSINDSNHVQIGGRKSKLAVVQSEIVKKVIEDTFPNLSCSILALSTLGDKVQTQPLYTFGGKSLWTKELEILLLDSVDEFPKLDLIVHSLKDMPTNLPEEFELGCIFQREDPRDAIVMKQGSSYKSLKDLPAGAIVGTSSIRRSSQLIKNYPHLRFESVRGNIQTRLNKLDQPNNEYCCLILASAGLIRLGLGHRITSYLDDMYYAVGQGALGIEIRKGDDNIKSILKKIEDPIATICCLAERSLMRYLEGGCSVPLGVHSDYNESKQELTLKGIIVSPDGTVSIEDEVIKRITCDEDCEQVGIELGDKLKAKGAKEILDKIDMTRNINARPTEV, from the coding sequence ATGCCTCATCATATTATGTCAATTAATGATTCTAATCATGTTCAAATCGGTGGtagaaaatcaaaattagCAGTTGTTCAATCAGAAATTGTCAAGAAGGTTATTGAAGACACTTTCCCCAACTTGTCATGTTCAATATTAGCATTATCAACCTTGGGTGATAAAGTACAAACCCAACCATTATATACTTTTGGTGGTAAATCATTGTGGacaaaagaattggaaattttatTACTAGATAGTGTTGATGAATTTCCTAAATTAGATCTTATTGTTCATTCATTAAAAGACATGCCAACTAATTTAcctgaagaatttgaattgggATGTATTTTCCAAAGAGAAGACCCTAGAGATGCTATTGTCATGAAACAAGGATCATCATATAAACTGTTGAAAGATTTGCCAGCAGGTGCTATTGTTGGTACTTCATCAATTAGAAGATCATcacaattaattaaaaactATCCTCATTTAAGATTTGAGCTGGTTAGAGGTAATATTCAAACCagattaaacaaattggaccaaccaaataatgaatattGTTGTCTTATATTAGCCAGTGCTGGTTTAATCAGATTAGGTTTGGGTCATAGAATAACATCTTATTTGGATGATATGTATTATGCTGTTGGTCAAGGTGCTTTGGGTATAGAAATAAGGAAAGGTGATGAtaatatcaaatcaatattaaagaaaattgaagatCCTATTGCTACTATTTGTTGTCTTGCTGAAAGATCATTAATGAGATACCTTGAAGGAGGTTGTTCGGTTCCATTAGGGGTTCATAGTGATTACAATGAAAGcaaacaagaattgacATTAAAGGGGATAATAGTTAGTCCTGATGGAACTGTTTCTATTGAAGACGAAgtaattaaaagaattacGTGTGATGAAGATTGTGAACAAGTTGGAATTGAATTAGGTGACAAATTAAAAGCAAAAGGTGCCAAAGAAATATTGGATAAGATTGATATGACAAGAAACATTAATGCCAGACCTACTGAAGTgtga
- the FGR6-4 gene encoding Fgr6-4p (Protein lacking an ortholog in S. cerevisiae; member of a family encoded by FGR6-related genes in the RB2 repeat sequence; transposon mutation affects filamentous growth) → MSEVPNQESPSSSIFKQSNASTSTKIHGAPSSSQIANVDFNTLRKLNTNTSFSSNLTNSTTKTSNALSRLFTRNKSSSNISIHPSSSDDDSSPKTLRESTSPSESSKSVSGNKLRIAKKLKFPKNQSSRKPDLFLDTSSTISEDSSSFRKVITGNSLNEMNKSRKSSMSSPMSTTFHSLFHRSHHNGSNLQRDTNQVATGMTPLSGKFDDFSKASKTTLCLSSNSSNSIISNPELAQIYNFTNPNISIEDGETNLDHSNSSFLDIHKKMLVPADSFIQNKLNKYHQTEVGLGIYESELDHDKDSKIYSNLYHYLKPLFTPSFSISDSGQKGRMRPILGASVEEIANFVKESFCLHQPNHERSFRSKTRSSVSSLGREKVEDFDYRQLSNLFEKLMALLSHNLQTADSSEVSLQALILNAWKYYNAYVRFYLLSIFQPLQLHLNELSMRNHNGSKIIRIDDLLLVSFRKVFITEQGIGSGDRETSQFLGNAESEDLTGNGLLTSTLAVLSSIS, encoded by the coding sequence ATGTCTGAAGTCCCTAATCAAGAGTCTCCGAGTTCATCGATATTCAAACAATCGAATGCTTCgacatcaacaaaaatacaTGGTGCTCCATCTAGTTCACAAATTGCTAATGTCGACTTCAACACCTTGAGGAAACTAAATACGAATACTTCGTTTTCGTCAAACCTAACTAACTCAACCACTAAAACTAGCAATGCTTTATCCAGGCTATTCACTAGAAATAAGTCATCATCTaacatttcaattcatccCTCTTCAAGCGATGATGATAGCTCACCAAAGACACTTCGAGAATCTACATCTCCATCTGAATCAAGCAAGAGTGTTAGTGGCAATAAGTTGAGAATTGCcaaaaagttgaagttTCCCAAGAATCAAAGCAGTCGGAAACCagatttgtttttggaTACTAGTAGCACAATAAGCGAAGACAGTTCTTCGTTTCGGAAAGTAATAACTGGTAATCTGTTAAATGAGATGAATAAATCAAGAAAGAGCTCAATGAGCTCACCCATGAGTACCACATTTCATAGTTTGTTTCATCGATCCCATCATAATGGCAGCAACCTTCAACGAGACACCAACCAAGTTGCGACTGGCATGACACCTTTGTCCGGTAAGTTTGATGACTTCTCAAAAGCATCCAAGACAACTTTATGTCTTTCCTCAAATAGCTCGAATTCAATAATCAGCAATCCTGAACTAGCTCAGATATATAATTTCACCAAcccaaatatttcaattgaagatgGAGAAACCAATTTGGATCATTCAAACAGTTCCTTTTTGGATATTCATAAGAAAATGCTTGTGCCAGCAGATCTGTTTATTCAGAATAAGCTAAACAAGTACCACCAAACCGAAGTAGGGTTGGGCATATACGAAAGTGAATTAGATCATGACAAAGATAGTAAGATATATTCCAACCTTTATCATTACTTGAAACCACTATTTACCccatctttttcaatatccGACTCTGGTCAAAAGGGTAGGATGCGTCCAATATTGGGTGCTAgtgttgaagaaattgcaAATTTCGTAAAGGAGAGTTTTTGTTTACACCAGCCCAATCACGAAAGAAGTTTTAGACTGAAGACAAGATCCAGTGTATCAAGCTTGGGTCGTGAAAAGGTAGAGGATTTTGATTACCGTCAGTTATCGAATTTGTTTGAGAAATTGATGGCCTTATTGAGTCATAACTTGCAAACTGCCGATTCATCGGAAGTATCTTTACAAGCTTTGATATTGAACGCATGGAAATATTATAATGCTTATGTTAGGTTTTATTTGCTAAGTATATTTCAACCATTACAACTTCACTTGAACGAGCTATCTATGAGAAATCATAATGGAAGCAAAATTATCAGAATAGACGACCTTCTACTTGTTTCTTTTCGAAAAGTTTTTATTACTGAACAGGGAATTGGAAGTGGGGATAGAGAGACATCTCAATTTTTGGGGAATGCTGAAAGTGAAGATCTTACAGGAAATGGATTGTTGACTTCTACTTTGGCCGTGTTGTCGAGTATATCATAG